One Planctomycetota bacterium DNA segment encodes these proteins:
- a CDS encoding PQQ-like beta-propeller repeat protein, whose product MRRTALVCLGLIAGASALAADWPRWRGPKNDGICTETGLLKEWPAEGPKLLWTATGVGKGFSSMSIVAGKLYTMGDLKTEEGERQHVIALDLASQKIIWTALVGPPHGDGSRCTPTFDEGLLYAVGTDGDLVCVQAADGKVVWRKNFSKDFGGRMMSGWKYSESPLVDGDKLLCTPGSDQAAIVALNKKTGETIWKCASPKPVGGAGYASIVVSEGAGVRQYITLFGRGALSARADDGKCLWHYPRIGNGTANIPTPVADGDYVFVSTAYGTGAALLKLSPADGGVKAEEVYFLDAKTFQNHHGGFVKVGDYIYGGSGHNAGKPTCLEMKTGRVVWQEDQPGGGSGAVLYADGNLIIRYQGKEVCLIGATPEGYKLKGKFTPPGQPGMGGPAWAHPVISDGKLYLRHANYVFCYDIKGN is encoded by the coding sequence ATGCGGCGTACGGCGCTGGTCTGTCTGGGGCTCATTGCGGGCGCTTCTGCCCTGGCGGCCGACTGGCCCCGCTGGCGTGGGCCCAAGAACGACGGCATCTGCACCGAGACCGGCCTCCTCAAGGAATGGCCCGCCGAGGGCCCTAAGCTGCTCTGGACCGCCACCGGCGTGGGCAAGGGCTTCTCCAGCATGTCCATTGTCGCCGGCAAGCTCTACACCATGGGCGACCTCAAGACCGAGGAGGGCGAACGCCAGCACGTCATCGCCCTCGACCTCGCGTCGCAGAAGATCATCTGGACCGCGCTCGTCGGCCCGCCGCACGGCGACGGCTCACGTTGCACACCCACCTTCGACGAGGGGCTCCTCTACGCCGTCGGCACCGATGGCGACCTGGTGTGTGTGCAGGCCGCGGACGGCAAGGTGGTCTGGAGGAAGAACTTCAGCAAGGACTTCGGCGGGCGCATGATGTCGGGCTGGAAGTACAGCGAGTCGCCGCTCGTGGATGGCGACAAGCTCCTATGCACGCCCGGCAGCGACCAGGCGGCTATCGTGGCGCTGAACAAGAAGACCGGCGAGACGATCTGGAAGTGCGCCTCGCCCAAGCCCGTGGGCGGCGCCGGCTATGCCTCGATTGTCGTGTCGGAAGGCGCCGGGGTGCGCCAGTACATCACCCTTTTCGGCCGCGGCGCCCTGAGCGCCAGGGCCGACGACGGCAAGTGCCTCTGGCACTACCCCCGCATCGGCAACGGCACCGCCAACATTCCCACGCCCGTGGCGGATGGCGACTACGTGTTCGTCTCCACCGCCTACGGCACCGGAGCGGCCCTGCTCAAGCTCTCGCCGGCCGACGGCGGCGTGAAGGCTGAGGAGGTCTACTTCCTCGACGCCAAGACGTTCCAGAACCACCACGGCGGCTTCGTGAAGGTGGGCGACTACATCTACGGCGGCAGCGGCCACAATGCCGGCAAGCCCACTTGCCTTGAAATGAAGACGGGCAGAGTCGTGTGGCAGGAGGACCAGCCGGGCGGCGGCTCGGGGGCCGTGCTCTATGCCGACGGCAACCTGATCATCCGTTATCAGGGCAAGGAGGTGTGCCTCATCGGCGCCACGCCCGAAGGCTACAAGCTCAAGGGCAAGTTCACGCCCCCCGGCCAGCCCGGCATGGGCGGCCCCGCCTGGGCGCACCCCGTCATCAGCGACGGCAAGCTCTATCTCCGCCACGCCAACTACGTCTTCTGCTACGACATCAAGGGGAACTGA